GGCAAACTCCTGATGAGCGGCATTGACCCGTCGGTCGCTGATGAAGACGATCCCATGCAGACGGACCCGAGGCTCGATCCGTTTTCAAAGGCCAACGGATTCGATGTGGAATCCGGCAAGGGCAGATACGCGCCCGACTTCATCGAACGATATCGCGCTGCACAGACCGAACGCGTTGCACGCATCGACGCACGCGCCAGGGCAATGCTTCGGGCCAAGCAGGAGGCGCGGCAGAAAGTGAAGGCCGGCGCGGGCACCGATTCCGACCGTCGGCTCGCAGCCCATGCACCGATCTTCGAGGTCTGGCGTACCGACGCCGACCTGCGCTCATGGGACATCTCGCTGGACCCGTCCGACCGCAAGACCGGTTCGCTCTGGGGCAAGGATCCCTTCGTGTCCAACTGGGGAAGTGTGGGTTTCGGACGTGTCGTCACGCCGGAATCCTGGCTCTCCACGTGGTCGGGGCTGTCATCCAACGCGGCGCTGGACAAGACGATCGGCACGTTGCATCAGCCCACGCTGCTGCTCGAATACACCGGCGATCAATGCACGTTTCCGGCGGATATCCAGGCCATCTACGATCAGATCCCGGCGGCGCATAAGCAGCACATTCGTGTGCGCGGCAACCACCACGGCATGGCGTTGAGCCGCGAGGAGGAGCCCGGGCAGCGCATTGCAGGACGTCATATCGTCGAATGGCTGCGGGAATCGATGGCCTGAGCGGCACCGCGGCCGAACTATATAACTACAGAGGTAGACAACGATGCTGCAACCCACCCACGTACGCCCATCCGTGTTGCTCGATGGCGTGCGCTATCCCGATGAAGACCGCCTTCGCCGTTATGTCGGCGACGGTTACCTGACCGGCGAAACGCTGGTTGGCGCCTTCCGTCAATCGTTCCGCGATCACCATGATCGGCTGGCCCTGGTGGGGCCGGAGGGCGAGTTTACCTATCAGGAGTTGGACGAACGGACTGACCGTCTTGGGGCGGCGCTGCTGGCGCTGGGTCTCAGGCCGCTCGACCGTGCGGTCTTTCAATGCGGCAACAGCAATGAACTGCTGTTCGCATTTCTCGGATGCCTGAAGGCCGGCATCATCCCGCTGTGTTCGCTACAGGCATTTCGCAAGCTGGAAGTGAGTTACCTGGGCAACTTGTGCGAGGCACGTCTGCATTTCGTTCAGGGAGATGACCCCAAGTTCGACGACGTGGCGTTTGCCGAGGAGATGCAGGCGGAAGTGCCGAGTCTCCAGTTCATCCTTCAGGCGCGCGGTGAGCGCCGCGGACGAGCCGTATTGCTGGCGGACTTGATCCGCGATATGCCGCTGGCGCGCGCCCAGGCGTTGTTGGCTGAAGTCGACCACGAGCCGTTCCAGGCGGCTGTGTTCCAGTTGTCGGGTGGCACCACCGGTGTGCCGAAAATCATCCCGCGTTTTCAGAACGAGTATCTGTACAACATGCGCGCAGTGGCTGCATGCAACGGATATACCGCTGAAGACGTGCTGTTCTTCCCGACGCCGTACATGCACAACCTCAACATGGGCTGCTTCTTCGGCCCGTTTCTGTTGTGCGGCGCGAAGGTGACGGTAGCCCCGGATATCGGCGAGGAAACGCTGCAGTCTCTCGTTCGCAACTACGAACCGACCTGGTTCGGCGTTGCCGGGCCGATCCTTAGTCGCATCGCGCCGGAACTGCTGCGCGGCACCGCGTCGGACAAGGCGCGACGCAACTTCATTGCCCCGAAGAACGCTGCCAACCTGACGCGCCTGACCGGATCGCCGACACATCATATTTTCGGCATGACCGAAGGCGTGATCATGTTCACGCGCCCGGAAGACCCTTCGGAGATTCGCGAGCAATCGATCGGTTATCCGGTATCCGATGCCGACGAAGTGCGCATCGTCCATCCCGGCACCGAAGACACCGTGGGCGATGGCGAGGTCGGCGAAGCACTGTTTCGGGGGCCGTACACCATCCGCGGCTATTACAAGTCCGAGAAGGAAGACGTTACGCGCTTCACTGCCGACGGCTTCTACCGCTCCGGTGACCTGATGTCCGCTCAAGTGGTCGACGGCAAGCGCTATTACTTCTTCCTCGGGCGGATCAAGGATGTCGTCGATCGCGGTGGCGAAAAGATCAACGCTGAAGAGCTCGAAAACGTCATCAACCAGCACCCGTCGATCCTGGCGTCAGCGGTCGTTGGCATGCCAGACAAGGTCTACGGCGAGCGTGTCTGCGCCTTTGTGCTACTCAAGCCGGCAGCGGCGTCGGGCCTGACACTTCCCGAACTTGCCCAATACCTGCAGGAGGTCGGCCTCGCCAAGTTCAAGTGGCCGGAGAGGCTCGAAGTCATCCCGGAATTTCCGCTGACGGCATCGGGCAAGCTCAGCAAGGTCCTGCTGCGTGACCGCATCGTCCAGATGCTGCGCACCGAAGCGGAAAACGACACTGTCCACCAAGCAAAGTGAAGAAGGAAGAGACATGAACCAATCCACGCAAGGCGCCCACGTCAACGTTCCCGTCGTTGCACTGCACGGCGTACATCACACTGCGCGGCCCACCTGGAAACTTGCGGAAACGGTGCACTTCTACCGCGATCTGCTGGGCTTGCCGCTCGTGCATGCGATTTCGGCGAAAGGGTGGGGACCCGACAATCACGCGGACTTCCTGCATTTCTTCTTCGATAGCGGCAATGGCAGCACGATCGCCTTCTTCTACTACATCGGTACCGAGCGGCCCGACTGGCTGACCGTGCGCGAGCACTACCAGGACCGCGCCACGCACACCGCTTGGCGAGTGCGCGACGAAGCGGAGTTGTTGCAGTGGCGCCAGCGCGTGGAGGCGGTGGGCATTCCATTGCGCTACCAGATTCGCCACGAGGTCATTGAGTCGATCTATTTCAACGATCCGAACGGATACCCGATCGAGATCACCTGGCAGGTGCGCCCGTTCAGCGACGCCGACAAGCAGGATGCCGCGTTTACGATCGATTCCGCCATCGAACTCGAACGCGCACGGGAGAAGGGTGCCGCCTTTGCATCGATCGAGCCGGTCTGGCAGCGCAAGGCGGAGCGTATCGAGCGCGCCGTGCCGAATGGCGAAAAGGCTTCGGTCTATGTACTCGATGTGCCCGAGTTTGCGCCGCTAATCGACGTGGCCCGTAAGACCGCTGGCTATCAGACCACTGCCATTGGCAATGGCTACGTGCGCATCGACGGCAATCCGACATTGCAGTTCCGGCGCAAGGAACTCGGCTTCAAGCCGGCGGTCTGGTACGGGGCGCTGACCGGCGGCCTGGCAGGCAGCATTCGACAATTTGACATGGATGCGCTCGTGGTGGCTCCGGGAGATACGCAATGAAGGTGGCGATCATTGGCGGCGGACCGTCGGGGCTGTTCCTGTCGATCCTGCTCAAGGAGCGGATGGCGCAGGTCGACATCGATGTGTTCGAGCAGAACCCGGAGGATGCGACGTTTGGCTTCGGCGTTGTCCTGGCCGACACAGGCCTGTCGAATCTTCGGGCAGCTTCGCCGATCGTGGTGGACCGCCTGGCCAAGGCCATGCGGTTCAACGACCAGCATTCGATCGTCAGTCACGAGCATCCCATAGTCATGAGGAAGCCCGGTGCAGGTGGTGGTGCCATTCCCCGCATCAGTCTGCTGTCTGTACTGCAACAGCGCGCAAAAGAGCTTGGCGTACGGGTGACGTACAACAAGCGCATTGCCGATTTCGATGCGCTCGATGCCGACCTCGTCGTCGGGGCGGACGGCATCGGCTCGCAATTGCGTACCGCCAATGAAGCGGCCTTTGGCACGACGCGCCGCACACTGACGAATCACTTCGCCTGGTTCGGCGTGGCAAAGCCCTTTGCGAGTCCGGCTCTGGTGTTTCGCAAGTACGAGGGCGGCTACTTTGTGGCCCATTACTACCCGTACTCCGATTCGATGAGCACATTCGTGGCCGAGTGCGACCACCAGACCTGGGTCGACTTCGGCATGGAAGACATGAGCGCCGAAGCGCGGCAAGCGCTCTTCGAGACGGTGTTTGCCCCGGAGCTGACTGGCCACGGATTGGTTTCGAACAATTCGATCTGGCGACAGTTCCCGGTGATCCTCAATGCCAACTGGCATGTCGGCAAGCAGGTCCTGATTGGCGATGCACTGACCAGTGCGCATTTCTCGATCGGATCTGGCACCCGGATTGCGATGGAGGATGCCATGGCGTTGGCGGACGCCATCGTGACGCACCCGGACGATGTACCGGCTGCGCTGGAGCAGTACGAAGCCGTGCGCAAACCGGAGAAGGCCAAGCTGATCAGCGCTTCAGAGGCGTCGTATAACTGGTACGAGCGCATTCGGGAATGGATGGATCTTCCCACGCCGCACGAGTTCGTGTTTCGCTTTATGACGCGTACCGGCCGTATTGACGCGGAACGTCTGCGGGCTCAGTTTCCGGCGTTGATGGCCGAGCTGGCTGCCGGCGGGGTGGCAGCCGTGGCGGCAGAAGGGCAATCATGATGCGCGCCACGGAGTACGTGCTGAGCGAAAGTCCGTTCGTGGTCAGGCGTACCGTGCGTTGGGGAGATTGCGACCCGGCAGGCGTCGTCTACACAGGCCGGTTCACCGACTATCTGCTTGGAGCGGTCGGTCTCTACACCGCGCACATGGCGGGCGGCGACGGCCGGCTGGGAGAGGTCCACGGCGTCGGTACCCCATGCAAGGCCATGCGTTTCGAATTCATCGGCACGCTTTGGCCGGATGACGTGATCGATATCACGTGCGCGGTCGAAGCCATTCGGACCAGATCGTTCGATATTCGCTGCGTGGCCCGCCGACCTGACGGCGCCCCGGTCTTCGACGCCATGTTCTCGCCGATCTGCGTGCGGCTGGACCGGCGCGAGGGGACGCCAATTCCCGACTCGCTGCGCGCGGTGCTGAACCGCTTCCTGTCGCCAGCGCTCTGAATCGTTTCTTGGAAATATCAATGTCGACGTACCGAATCGGGCAAATCGTGCCCAGCTCCAACATCACGATGGAGCGCGAAGTCCCCGCCATCTTCAATGCCCGCATGCAGGTGCTCCCCGAGCAATTCAGTTTCCACGCGAGCCGCGTGCGCATGCATCGCGTGGTGGCCGAGGAACTGGAGAGGATGAACCGGGACATGGGCCGCTGCGCGCTGGAACTGGCCGACGCCCGTGTGGATGTCATGAGCACGGCGTGCCTGGTGGCCACCATGTGCATGGGTAACGGTTATCACCGTCAGGTCATCGAGGAGCTCGGTGCCGCTATCGGGGACGCGCCGTATCGCCCGCAGATCATGACATCGGCCGGCGCGCTGGTGGAGGAACTGAAGGACTTCGGCGCCCGACGCATTTCATTGATGGCCCCGTACAGCGATGCCCTGACGAAAACCGTCGTCGAGTACATCGAGCACGAAGGCATCGAAGTGAAGGATGTCATCAACTTCTCGATCCTCGACAACCTTGAGGTTGGAGAGCGGGACCCGCTGCGACTGCTCGAAGACGTGAAGCGGTTGGACACCAAGGGTGTGGACACCGTGGTCCTGTCCGCCTGCGTGCAGATGCCGTCGTTGGCGGCGCTCGAGCCCGCCCAGCAAGCGCTTGGCATTCCGGTGACGTCGACGGCGGCCTGCACCGTGCGGCAGATGCTGCGCAGGCTCGGCCTGGAAGCCAAGGCGCCGGGCGCAGGCGCTTATCTGGGCAGCCAGACCGGACTGCGCTGAGCCTCTGCGCAAACCATAAGGCGGCCGCCCACGGAAGGCGCCGCCACGACCACGGAGACCGTGATATGCATGACGCCCCCCAAGTATTGCCCCGTGCCGCCGGCTGGATTTACGTCAGCGTGATCCTCGGCGCGGCCCTCGGGATGCTGGCCGGATACGCCCCTTTGTTCAACGCCACGGCTGGCGTCTTCGTCAGGCCGCTGGCCGCTGAGTTCGGTTGGGGACGCTCGCAGGCGTCCCTGTCGTATGCGGCGTCGATGTTCGGGCTGGCCGTTGTCAGTCCCATCGTTGGCGCAATGATGGACCGTTTCGGTATTCGTCGGGTGATCGTGTGTTCGGCGATCGTCTTTGGCCTGGCCACTGCCGCGATGTCACTGCAAAACGGCAGCATGTTGATGTGGGTGGCGCTTTCGGTTGTTGTCGGCGTGTCCGGCGCGGCGACCTCGGTGCTGGGCTACCTTGCAGTGCTGCCCCAGTGGTTCGATCGTCGTCTGGGCCTCGCGCTGGGCATTGCGATGTGCGGCCTCGGGGCTGGCACCGTCATCCTGCCGATCACGGCGCAGTTTCTGGTCACGACATTTGGCTGGCGTATGGCCTACGTAGGTCTGGGCGTTGGCTCGGTCGTGCTTTCGTTGGTGGCCTGCGGGCTGTTGCGGGAGCGGTTCTCCGGCAGCCGTGGGGCAAAGCATGTGCCGCAAGGTGTAGCGCTGGCAGCGGCGATGCGTAGCTACCGGCTCTGGGCGATCTGGCTGGTGTTCGTATTGAGTTCTGCGGCCACCTTGTCGCTAGGGCCGCATCTCCCATCGCTGTTCGCGGATCGCGGTTTCGATGCGGCCATGGCAGCGCGGAGTGCCTCGATGGTCGGCGTTGGGCTTCTCGTCGGGCGTCTGCTCACCGGGCTACTGATCGACAAAATCCATGCGCCACTGGTGGCAAGCGTCTTCTTCATCGGGGGCGCGGTCGGGGTATTCCTGCTGCGTGGGACTCACGACTACGCCGCGTTGCTGGTGGCGACCACGCTCATTGGCCTGACTATCGGGGCGGAGGGCGACCTGATTTCCTACCTGGTCCGGTCATACTTCGGTCTGACCTCGTTTGGCTCGCTGTTTGGCATTGCCTTTTCTGGCTACGGCTTGGGTGCAGTCATCGGTCCGATCGGGCTGGGCGCCTGGTTCGATCGGCATGGCAGCTACGATGTGCCGTTGCTGGTCCTGCCCTGGATGCTGCTGGCAGCCGCCGCGCTGGTTCTGTCTCTCGGACGCTACAGAGCCGGCGCGGAAGGGAAGGACGCAACGGCGGTGGCGTCTGCCTAGGTGGACGCGAAGGATGGCGTGTGGGGCGATCGGGGATAGAATTGGCATACCACCAATTTCCAGTCGGTCTGATCGTCCAACGCCCATGCCTGCCGCCCGTAAGTCGCCCGCTGCCAAGGTTGCCGCACAGCCCTCGCCCAATCCGGTGCCGCGCCGACGCGGCCGACCACCGAAAACGGAGTCCCCGATCGGCGCCGAGCCCATGCTCAGCCGCACGACGATCCTGCAGCATGCGATCAAGCTGACAAAGACCTTGCCGCTGGACCAGATCTCGATGGTCCAGCTTGCCAAGGACTTTGGCGTGGCGCCGGGGCTGATCCACTATTACCTTGGTGGTCGCGATCAACTGGTGTCAGGTGTACTGAACGATTACTATCGCCAGCGCACCCTGCGGATCCCGCCACTGACGGGCGACTGGCGCGCGGACGTGGAGCGCATCGCTCGGCTCAGCTTCCAGGTGGCGGTGGAAAATCCCGGCGTCAGCAACTATGTGGCGTCGCATAACCGGTACCGGCTGTTTCAGGATGTGCAGCCGGGCGAAACCGACTATGGCCTGGAGTTCTTCAACCGGATGACTTCGGCGATCATGCAGGGCGGTTTTTCCGCTGAGCAAGTCGCCTTGGGTTATCACTTGCTGGCGCAGTACCTCGTCGCGGCAAGCATGGCGGAAGCCTCGCGCCAACTGCCCGCCTATCACCAGGCATTTATTCAGAACAAGCTGGATTCGGTATCGGCCGAGCAGTATCCCGGTGCACGCTTTGTCAGCCGATCGTTCTCACAACTGTCCTCCGATACCGCCTTTGAAGAAGGACTTCGCATTACGCTCGATGGCATCGCTGCCTGGCAGCGCGACGTAAAACCTGCGAAGAAAAGAAGCGCGCGTTCCGCGTAACCGGTAGCGCGGGGACCATCATTGTCTCGATGTTTCCTCGCTAGTGGTATCTACTTATTTGAGATGCAGTCAATAAAACTACAATCCTTATTTGACGGTATATCAAATAAGTGCCGCGACGATGATGTCGCCGGTACGCCAGACGTGGAGACAACATGAAACGCCCCTTCCTCGCGCTGACGCTGCTCGCCTTGGCCCTGCCGGCCGTTGCCAGCACGTATCCAGACAAGATGGTCCGGATCCTCGTGCCATCGATTGCGGGCAGCGCGCCGGATATCATCGCCCGGCAGGTTGCCGAACGCCTGACCAGCGCCTGGAAGCAGCAGGTGATCGTGGAGAACAAGCCTGGCGGTAACGGCATCGTCGCGATGAGCGCGCTCAAGCAGGCGCCGGCCGACGGGTACACGCTTGTGCTGTTTCACGCAGCGGCGGCTGTCACGACGCCCGTCATGTACAAGGAAGCAAAATTCGATATCCAGCGCGACACTGAAGTGGCTGCGACGCTGGCGTACACGCCGATGATGTTCGTGGCCGGTCCCGCGACACCCTACAAGAGTCTTGGCGATGTCATCAAGGATGCCAAGGCACGTCCTGACGACGTAGTAATCGGGAGTCCGACCCGTGGCTCCGTTCCCCATCTCACGGCGGAGATGATGGGGCAGTTGCAAAAGACAAAGTTTCGGCAGGTGAGTTTCAGCGGCACGACTCAAGCCATCCAGGCCGTGGTGAAGGGCGACATCCCGGTCTATGTCGATGGCATCGCGCCGCTCGTGCCCCTGGTGCGTGGCGGTCGCCTGAAGGCGCTTGCCGTGACTTCGGATGTGAACCTGCCGGGCATGGAGGGTATTCCGCTGGCCAAGGACATCGCGCCTGGTCTTGTCGCCAAGGGCTGGTTCACGATCTTCGCGCCCAAGGGGACGCCAGTGCCAGTGCTGGATCGCGTCAACGCCGCCGTCAACCAGTCGTTGACGCAGCAGCCGTTTGTCGATCGGCTCAAGGATCTGGGCACGTATCCAATGCCGATGTCGCGGCCAGAAGGCGCAAGATTTATCGAGGCCGAGAAGCTCCGTTGGGAGAAGGTGATTTCGGACGCCGGCGTGAAGCCGGAATGATGCCGATCCAGTGCTGACCTTCCCTTGGAGAACACATGCGTGATCTTTTTTCCCGGGCAGGGGCCGGCCCGGTCAATGGCTTCCGCCTGCTTTGTGCGGGGGCATGCGCGGCGCTCGCCGTCCTGGCTTCAACTTCTCATGCCGATTCGATCGGACAGCCGCACAGTACCTCGGCGGAGCAGTCCGGCGCCAACCTCGTACTGCTGGGAACGGCCGGCGGCCGGACTTCCTGGCGAGGTTCGCAGTCTGCGGGAATCGCCTCCGCGGTAGTGGTCAATGGTCAGGTCTACCTTGTCGATTTCGGCGCGGGCTGGCTGCGACGCTACTTCCAGGCGGGCTTGGGCGCGCCGCCACCAGGACAGGGCCTCGAAACACTACGAGCGGCATTTATCACGCACTTGCACGCAGACCACATCGTGGACTATCCGTCGCTCGTCCTGTTTGGCGCGTCGGACGGCTTGGCCGAGCGGCGTCAGAAACTCAAGGTGATCGGGCCCGGCTCACGCGGAAAACTCCCGCCCGCGAGCGGCGGCAACGACGGGGTGGCGGACGTCGTGGCGCCCGAGCAGCCGATGCCTGGCACCGTTGCCATGACCGAAGCGCTGTACCGTGCGTTCGCCGCGGACATCAACGACAACATTCTGGATAGCCGCAAGCCGAATCCCCATAGCCGCGTCGACGTGATGGATATCACGCTGCCTGCAGGCCTTGACGTTGATCCCGATCGCGATCCCGCGCCGCCGATGGCTCCGTTCGAGATCTACCGTGACGAGAACGTCAGGGTGACGGCAACACTGGTGAACCATGCCCCGGTCTATCCGGCATTCGCGTTTCGGTTCGACACCTCGACTGGGTCTGTTGTCTTCTCAGGCGATACCAGCCCGGACCGGAATCTGATTCGGTTGGCGCAAGGTGCCGATGTGCTGGTGCATGAGGTGATCGACACCGCCTGGGTGGATTCCCTGTTCCCGAAGCCCCGGAGCGCGGCACAGGAAGCCAAGGCGCACCATCTTGTTCATGCGCATACCGCCGCATCGGATGTCGGAGCCGTCGCCGAAGCGGCTCACGTCAAGACCCTCGTCCTGTCGCATCTGGCCCCCGCCGACAGTGATCCCCACCGATGGGCAGCAGCCAGCCAAGGCTTTTCGGGGAAGGTGATCGTTGGTCGCGATCTCCTGTGGATTCCTCTTGTTCCCGCTGCGCCGGA
This genomic interval from Cupriavidus metallidurans CH34 contains the following:
- a CDS encoding FAD-dependent monooxygenase, yielding MKVAIIGGGPSGLFLSILLKERMAQVDIDVFEQNPEDATFGFGVVLADTGLSNLRAASPIVVDRLAKAMRFNDQHSIVSHEHPIVMRKPGAGGGAIPRISLLSVLQQRAKELGVRVTYNKRIADFDALDADLVVGADGIGSQLRTANEAAFGTTRRTLTNHFAWFGVAKPFASPALVFRKYEGGYFVAHYYPYSDSMSTFVAECDHQTWVDFGMEDMSAEARQALFETVFAPELTGHGLVSNNSIWRQFPVILNANWHVGKQVLIGDALTSAHFSIGSGTRIAMEDAMALADAIVTHPDDVPAALEQYEAVRKPEKAKLISASEASYNWYERIREWMDLPTPHEFVFRFMTRTGRIDAERLRAQFPALMAELAAGGVAAVAAEGQS
- a CDS encoding acyl-CoA thioesterase — its product is MMRATEYVLSESPFVVRRTVRWGDCDPAGVVYTGRFTDYLLGAVGLYTAHMAGGDGRLGEVHGVGTPCKAMRFEFIGTLWPDDVIDITCAVEAIRTRSFDIRCVARRPDGAPVFDAMFSPICVRLDRREGTPIPDSLRAVLNRFLSPAL
- a CDS encoding VOC family protein yields the protein MNQSTQGAHVNVPVVALHGVHHTARPTWKLAETVHFYRDLLGLPLVHAISAKGWGPDNHADFLHFFFDSGNGSTIAFFYYIGTERPDWLTVREHYQDRATHTAWRVRDEAELLQWRQRVEAVGIPLRYQIRHEVIESIYFNDPNGYPIEITWQVRPFSDADKQDAAFTIDSAIELERAREKGAAFASIEPVWQRKAERIERAVPNGEKASVYVLDVPEFAPLIDVARKTAGYQTTAIGNGYVRIDGNPTLQFRRKELGFKPAVWYGALTGGLAGSIRQFDMDALVVAPGDTQ
- a CDS encoding TetR/AcrR family transcriptional regulator; translated protein: MLSRTTILQHAIKLTKTLPLDQISMVQLAKDFGVAPGLIHYYLGGRDQLVSGVLNDYYRQRTLRIPPLTGDWRADVERIARLSFQVAVENPGVSNYVASHNRYRLFQDVQPGETDYGLEFFNRMTSAIMQGGFSAEQVALGYHLLAQYLVAASMAEASRQLPAYHQAFIQNKLDSVSAEQYPGARFVSRSFSQLSSDTAFEEGLRITLDGIAAWQRDVKPAKKRSARSA
- a CDS encoding maleate cis-trans isomerase family protein; this encodes MSTYRIGQIVPSSNITMEREVPAIFNARMQVLPEQFSFHASRVRMHRVVAEELERMNRDMGRCALELADARVDVMSTACLVATMCMGNGYHRQVIEELGAAIGDAPYRPQIMTSAGALVEELKDFGARRISLMAPYSDALTKTVVEYIEHEGIEVKDVINFSILDNLEVGERDPLRLLEDVKRLDTKGVDTVVLSACVQMPSLAALEPAQQALGIPVTSTAACTVRQMLRRLGLEAKAPGAGAYLGSQTGLR
- a CDS encoding MBL fold metallo-hydrolase; protein product: MRDLFSRAGAGPVNGFRLLCAGACAALAVLASTSHADSIGQPHSTSAEQSGANLVLLGTAGGRTSWRGSQSAGIASAVVVNGQVYLVDFGAGWLRRYFQAGLGAPPPGQGLETLRAAFITHLHADHIVDYPSLVLFGASDGLAERRQKLKVIGPGSRGKLPPASGGNDGVADVVAPEQPMPGTVAMTEALYRAFAADINDNILDSRKPNPHSRVDVMDITLPAGLDVDPDRDPAPPMAPFEIYRDENVRVTATLVNHAPVYPAFAFRFDTSTGSVVFSGDTSPDRNLIRLAQGADVLVHEVIDTAWVDSLFPKPRSAAQEAKAHHLVHAHTAASDVGAVAEAAHVKTLVLSHLAPADSDPHRWAAASQGFSGKVIVGRDLLWIPLVPAAPESK
- a CDS encoding MFS transporter, encoding MHDAPQVLPRAAGWIYVSVILGAALGMLAGYAPLFNATAGVFVRPLAAEFGWGRSQASLSYAASMFGLAVVSPIVGAMMDRFGIRRVIVCSAIVFGLATAAMSLQNGSMLMWVALSVVVGVSGAATSVLGYLAVLPQWFDRRLGLALGIAMCGLGAGTVILPITAQFLVTTFGWRMAYVGLGVGSVVLSLVACGLLRERFSGSRGAKHVPQGVALAAAMRSYRLWAIWLVFVLSSAATLSLGPHLPSLFADRGFDAAMAARSASMVGVGLLVGRLLTGLLIDKIHAPLVASVFFIGGAVGVFLLRGTHDYAALLVATTLIGLTIGAEGDLISYLVRSYFGLTSFGSLFGIAFSGYGLGAVIGPIGLGAWFDRHGSYDVPLLVLPWMLLAAAALVLSLGRYRAGAEGKDATAVASA
- a CDS encoding AMP-binding protein — protein: MLQPTHVRPSVLLDGVRYPDEDRLRRYVGDGYLTGETLVGAFRQSFRDHHDRLALVGPEGEFTYQELDERTDRLGAALLALGLRPLDRAVFQCGNSNELLFAFLGCLKAGIIPLCSLQAFRKLEVSYLGNLCEARLHFVQGDDPKFDDVAFAEEMQAEVPSLQFILQARGERRGRAVLLADLIRDMPLARAQALLAEVDHEPFQAAVFQLSGGTTGVPKIIPRFQNEYLYNMRAVAACNGYTAEDVLFFPTPYMHNLNMGCFFGPFLLCGAKVTVAPDIGEETLQSLVRNYEPTWFGVAGPILSRIAPELLRGTASDKARRNFIAPKNAANLTRLTGSPTHHIFGMTEGVIMFTRPEDPSEIREQSIGYPVSDADEVRIVHPGTEDTVGDGEVGEALFRGPYTIRGYYKSEKEDVTRFTADGFYRSGDLMSAQVVDGKRYYFFLGRIKDVVDRGGEKINAEELENVINQHPSILASAVVGMPDKVYGERVCAFVLLKPAAASGLTLPELAQYLQEVGLAKFKWPERLEVIPEFPLTASGKLSKVLLRDRIVQMLRTEAENDTVHQAK
- a CDS encoding Bug family tripartite tricarboxylate transporter substrate binding protein; the encoded protein is MKRPFLALTLLALALPAVASTYPDKMVRILVPSIAGSAPDIIARQVAERLTSAWKQQVIVENKPGGNGIVAMSALKQAPADGYTLVLFHAAAAVTTPVMYKEAKFDIQRDTEVAATLAYTPMMFVAGPATPYKSLGDVIKDAKARPDDVVIGSPTRGSVPHLTAEMMGQLQKTKFRQVSFSGTTQAIQAVVKGDIPVYVDGIAPLVPLVRGGRLKALAVTSDVNLPGMEGIPLAKDIAPGLVAKGWFTIFAPKGTPVPVLDRVNAAVNQSLTQQPFVDRLKDLGTYPMPMSRPEGARFIEAEKLRWEKVISDAGVKPE